The following proteins come from a genomic window of Astatotilapia calliptera chromosome 11, fAstCal1.2, whole genome shotgun sequence:
- the LOC113032507 gene encoding lymphocyte antigen 6B-like isoform X2 yields the protein MQIFVLILGIVLLPKACALKCYECIPDLSGSCAQTTKECPSNTQCASVRIASYAGGSKLVDIKGKSCAAAEECVQASINFGGARTLITSKCCTSDLCNSQDAPEGSISSPNGKKCFQCVGNDCTQTLNCNGNEDHCISSAMTAEGQKVTVKGCASKLICSSTQSPQITGITAAEISCCQGDLCNSAGMTTTSQPSSTTAGTTAVGRLLFVTTLISLVLFS from the exons ATGCAGATCTTTGTGCTGATCCTTGGGATTGTGCTGCTCCCTAAAG CCTGTGCTTTGAAATGTTACGAATGCATACCGGACCTCTCTGGAAGCTGCGCTCAGACAACAAAAGAATGTCCTTCCAACACTCAGTGTGCATCAGTCAGAATAGCTTCATACGCAG GTGGTTCAAAACTGGTTGATATTAAAGGTAAAAGTTGTGCTGCGGCTGAGGAGTGTGTTCAGGCCTCAATCAACTTTGGAGGCGCCCGAACTCTAATTACCAGCAAGTGCTGCACCTCTGATCTTTGCAACTCTCAAGATGCCCCTG AGGGCAGCATCTCATCTCCAAATGGGAAAAAGTGCTTCCAATGTGTTGGAAACGATTGCACACAAACTCTAAACTGCAACGGAAATGAGGACCACTGCATCTCATCAGCAA TGACTGCAGAAGGACAAAAGGTGACTGTAAAGGGCTGCGCCTCCAAGCTGATTTGCTCAAGCACACAATCTCCACAGATCACAGGAAtcactgcagcagaaatcaGCTGCTGCCAGGGTGACCTCTGCAACAGTGCTGGGATGACAACTACATCACAGCCCAGTAGTACAACTGCTGGCACTACAGCTGTTGGCCGTCTGCTCTTTGTCACAACGCTGATCTCTCTGGTCTTGTTCTCTTAG
- the LOC113032507 gene encoding phospholipase A2 inhibitor and Ly6/PLAUR domain-containing protein-like isoform X1, whose amino-acid sequence MQIFVLILGIVLLPKGKFLFSYLFFNIFKPASSVIFNEMFSFLMLLQQVSLHLSKACALKCYECIPDLSGSCAQTTKECPSNTQCASVRIASYAGGSKLVDIKGKSCAAAEECVQASINFGGARTLITSKCCTSDLCNSQDAPEGSISSPNGKKCFQCVGNDCTQTLNCNGNEDHCISSAMTAEGQKVTVKGCASKLICSSTQSPQITGITAAEISCCQGDLCNSAGMTTTSQPSSTTAGTTAVGRLLFVTTLISLVLFS is encoded by the exons ATGCAGATCTTTGTGCTGATCCTTGGGATTGTGCTGCTCCCTAAAGGCAAGTTTTTGTTCAGTTATCTgttctttaacatttttaaaccaGCAAGTTCTGTAATATTcaatgaaatgttttcttttttaatgcttttacaACAAGTGTCATTACATCTTAGTAAAG CCTGTGCTTTGAAATGTTACGAATGCATACCGGACCTCTCTGGAAGCTGCGCTCAGACAACAAAAGAATGTCCTTCCAACACTCAGTGTGCATCAGTCAGAATAGCTTCATACGCAG GTGGTTCAAAACTGGTTGATATTAAAGGTAAAAGTTGTGCTGCGGCTGAGGAGTGTGTTCAGGCCTCAATCAACTTTGGAGGCGCCCGAACTCTAATTACCAGCAAGTGCTGCACCTCTGATCTTTGCAACTCTCAAGATGCCCCTG AGGGCAGCATCTCATCTCCAAATGGGAAAAAGTGCTTCCAATGTGTTGGAAACGATTGCACACAAACTCTAAACTGCAACGGAAATGAGGACCACTGCATCTCATCAGCAA TGACTGCAGAAGGACAAAAGGTGACTGTAAAGGGCTGCGCCTCCAAGCTGATTTGCTCAAGCACACAATCTCCACAGATCACAGGAAtcactgcagcagaaatcaGCTGCTGCCAGGGTGACCTCTGCAACAGTGCTGGGATGACAACTACATCACAGCCCAGTAGTACAACTGCTGGCACTACAGCTGTTGGCCGTCTGCTCTTTGTCACAACGCTGATCTCTCTGGTCTTGTTCTCTTAG